From the Pomacea canaliculata isolate SZHN2017 linkage group LG14, ASM307304v1, whole genome shotgun sequence genome, one window contains:
- the LOC112555287 gene encoding tumor necrosis factor ligand superfamily member 10-like, whose protein sequence is MQERGFKTTYKDNHTLCCGNLAVHLRSLLLEELKETLTIDAMREKRLRQVKSSMLEIRKDSSMVDRRPAAHLGVSPTINTNSLNDNLALRILWDTSRSPSFITGDLVFKQDRVVVKTPGYYFIYAGLQFMMDPAIVSSSTIVTYVYRDKNDTEVNRKKLMTSRISSCKDWREGQAGPTSTYLAGAFLLHEDDEISVLTTSQSMLQRLPATTYFGIHLI, encoded by the exons ATGCAAGAAAGAGGATTTAAAACAACATATAAAGACAACCACACACTATGCTGCGGGAACCTGGCTGTGCATCTGCGCTCTTTGCTGTTAGAG gaatTAAAAGAGACGCTGACAATCGATGCAATGAGAG AGAAACGTCTGAGACAGGTCAAGAGCAGCATGCTGGAAATCAGAAAAGATTCTTCAATGGTTGATCGACGACCGGCCGCTCATCTGGGTGTTTCCCCGACAATCAATACGAACTCATTAA ACGATAATCTGGCTCTGCGAATATTATGGGATACCAGCCGAAGTCCATCTTTCATCACAGGAGACCTGGTGTTCAAGCAGGATCGGGTTGTGGTGAAGACACCTGGTTATTATTTCATATACGCCGGCTTGCAATTCATGATGGATCCCGCCATAGTTTCTTCCTCTACGATAGTGACCTACGTCTACAG GGACAAGAATGACACGGAAGTTAATCGCAAAAAGCTGATGACATCGCGAATATCGTCCTGCAAGGACTGGCGGGAGGGTCAGGCGGGGCCCACGTCCACGTACCTGGCCGGCGCCTTCCTGCTTCATGAGGACGATGAGATCAGCGTTCTAACGACAAGTCAGAGCATGCTGCAACGGCTACCGGCCACCACATACTTCGGCATTCATCTCATTTAG